From Hymenobacter sedentarius, a single genomic window includes:
- a CDS encoding ATP-dependent Clp protease adaptor ClpS gives MNTRPQIEHDEDVLLLEEEVELRNLVVYNDDVNTFEHVIKTLIDVCGHQPEQAEQCTLLIHYKGQCAVKIGTYEELEPLCTAIHDRGISADVV, from the coding sequence ATGAACACCCGCCCGCAAATTGAGCACGATGAGGACGTACTGCTGCTCGAAGAAGAAGTTGAGCTGCGTAACCTCGTTGTGTACAACGACGACGTCAACACGTTTGAGCACGTCATCAAAACCCTGATTGACGTGTGCGGACACCAGCCGGAGCAGGCCGAGCAATGCACGCTGCTCATCCACTACAAGGGCCAGTGCGCCGTTAAAATAGGCACGTACGAGGAACTGGAGCCGCTGTGCACGGCCATCCACGACCGCGGCATCTCGGCAGACGTGGTCTAG
- the recR gene encoding recombination mediator RecR, which translates to MEFPSKLIENAVGELARLPGIGRKTALRLALHLLKAEMDTTASLAEALAKMRFEITYCRTCHSISDAEQCDICANKLRDHSLVCVVSDVRDVIAIENTGQYKGVYHVLGGVISPIEGVGPSDLHIDSLVERASTEDSEIREVILAISPTMEGDTTAFYLSRRLRDLPNVHISTIARGIPVGGELEYADEITLGRSIVERLRQAR; encoded by the coding sequence ATGGAGTTCCCCTCAAAACTGATTGAAAACGCGGTGGGCGAGCTGGCGCGCCTGCCCGGCATCGGCCGCAAAACGGCCCTGCGCCTGGCGCTGCACTTGCTGAAGGCCGAGATGGATACCACCGCTTCATTGGCCGAGGCGCTGGCCAAAATGCGCTTCGAAATAACCTACTGCCGCACCTGCCACAGCATTTCCGATGCCGAGCAGTGCGACATCTGCGCCAACAAGCTGCGCGACCACAGCCTGGTGTGCGTGGTGTCGGACGTGCGCGACGTCATTGCCATTGAAAACACGGGCCAGTACAAGGGCGTGTACCACGTGCTGGGCGGCGTGATTTCGCCCATTGAAGGCGTGGGCCCTTCCGATTTGCACATCGATTCGCTGGTGGAGCGGGCCAGCACCGAAGACTCCGAAATCCGGGAAGTCATCCTCGCCATCAGCCCCACGATGGAAGGCGACACCACGGCCTTCTACCTCTCGCGCCGGCTGCGCGACCTGCCCAACGTGCACATCAGCACCATTGCCCGCGGCATTCCGGTGGGCGGTGAGCTGGAATACGCCGACGAAATTACCCTGGGCCGCAGCATTGTGGAGCGCCTTCGGCAAGCCCGGTAG
- a CDS encoding T9SS type A sorting domain-containing protein, with amino-acid sequence MMANFNFPRPGRLAAALLLGGLWLSSAARAQTLYNGPNGMVAVTDSLLYVRGDATGKAFKNEGQFNQTATAPARPRLFLDEGDLLNTGTWVPGLGTVVFNGASGTQRNLTLNGAILHHLRIDNPAAGSNPGGVLLGSSGQVDGVLRMKNGHLLTTTNYQLRLTATGSVFGETDASYVKGSLVQQQSVPAITSDVDFGGMGFLVNPQSQGFTLEVDRRTGLLLANYSFGQNPVLGSNQGIDRIWRLTTPAPPAAPVTLTLKWLADNDHGLNFNNSQAQVWRSTDNGLTWVRQGPLQPAANRSVTVSTTLETGAWYTVSTYEVPLPVELTSFAATARELDAVLKWSTASEHNSAWFAIERAEDGKNWMEISRKPAAGNSSSTLSYTATDLGAGRKAAAFYYRLHQIDLDGTSNYSGVQYVRFNKTIVFSVEAYPVPMQAYLTLDLVSPAAGPLQIELYDMTGRRVISQKEMAPMGSSRYQVDVRSLATGNYTLRAVQGGQQITRKVLRL; translated from the coding sequence ATGATGGCCAATTTTAACTTTCCGCGGCCGGGACGCTTAGCCGCGGCCCTGTTGCTTGGCGGCCTGTGGCTTTCTTCGGCCGCCCGGGCCCAGACGCTCTACAATGGCCCCAATGGCATGGTGGCGGTAACTGACTCGCTGCTGTACGTGCGTGGCGATGCGACCGGTAAAGCCTTCAAAAACGAGGGCCAGTTTAACCAGACGGCCACGGCGCCGGCTAGGCCCCGGCTGTTTCTGGACGAAGGCGACTTGCTCAATACCGGCACTTGGGTGCCGGGTTTGGGCACGGTGGTCTTCAACGGGGCCAGCGGCACCCAGCGCAATCTGACCTTGAACGGCGCCATCCTGCACCACCTGCGCATCGACAATCCGGCTGCGGGCAGCAACCCCGGTGGGGTACTGCTGGGCTCCAGCGGCCAGGTTGATGGCGTGTTGCGGATGAAGAATGGTCATTTGCTCACCACCACCAACTACCAGCTGCGCCTCACGGCCACGGGCAGCGTTTTTGGTGAGACCGATGCCTCCTATGTGAAAGGCAGCCTGGTGCAGCAGCAAAGCGTGCCTGCGATTACTTCCGACGTTGATTTTGGCGGCATGGGCTTTCTGGTGAACCCGCAAAGCCAAGGCTTTACCCTGGAAGTAGACCGCCGTACCGGGCTGCTGCTGGCAAATTATTCCTTCGGCCAAAATCCGGTGCTTGGGAGCAACCAGGGCATCGACCGCATCTGGCGCCTGACTACACCAGCGCCTCCAGCCGCGCCCGTGACCCTGACGCTGAAATGGCTGGCCGACAACGACCACGGCTTGAATTTCAACAACAGCCAGGCCCAGGTGTGGCGCAGCACCGACAATGGCCTTACCTGGGTGCGCCAGGGCCCGCTCCAGCCGGCTGCTAACCGTTCCGTTACGGTTAGCACCACGTTGGAAACCGGGGCGTGGTACACGGTGAGCACCTACGAAGTGCCGCTGCCAGTGGAACTTACCTCGTTTGCTGCCACGGCCCGTGAGCTGGATGCTGTGCTGAAATGGAGCACTGCCTCGGAGCACAACAGTGCCTGGTTCGCAATTGAGCGCGCGGAGGATGGCAAGAACTGGATGGAAATCAGCCGCAAACCGGCTGCGGGAAACAGCAGCTCAACGCTGTCTTATACGGCAACTGACCTCGGAGCCGGCCGCAAAGCGGCGGCTTTCTACTACCGCTTGCACCAGATTGATTTGGATGGCACTTCCAACTACAGCGGCGTGCAGTACGTCCGGTTCAACAAAACCATTGTGTTCTCGGTGGAGGCTTACCCGGTACCCATGCAGGCCTACCTGACGTTGGATTTGGTGTCGCCCGCCGCGGGGCCGCTGCAAATTGAGCTTTATGACATGACCGGCCGAAGGGTAATCAGCCAGAAGGAAATGGCACCGATGGGCAGCAGCCGGTACCAGGTGGACGTACGCTCGCTGGCCACCGGCAACTACACCTTGCGCGCCGTGCAAGGCGGCCAGCAAATTACCCGCAAAGTCTTGCGCCTGTGA